GCTGCGGTACCAGCTTGTGCGAATAGGCGTCGTAGACATCGGCGAAGCCGGGCCATTGCGTGGTCGAGAATTCCAGCACGAAGAACCGCCCGCCGCGCTTGAGCACCCGATGCGCCTCGCGCAGCGCCTTCGGAATGTCCGTCACGTTTCGAATGCCGAAGGCGATGGTGTAGGCGTCGAAGAACTTGTCGGGGAATTGCAGTTCCTCGGCATTGGCTTCGGTCCACACCATTCCGTCGAGCCCGCGTTTGGCGGCGCGCTCCATGCCGACTTCGAGCATTTCGGGATTGATGTCGGCGACGGTGATCGCCGCGCCCGAGGGGGCCATGCGAAAGGCGATGTCGCCGGTGCCGCCGGCCATGTCGAGAATATGCTCGCCGGCGCGCGGCTTTACCCGGCGGACGAACACGTCTTTCCATATCCGGTGCAGCCCGCCCGACATGGCGTCGTTCATCAGGTCGTATTTGCTAGCCACGTTGGAGAAGACCTCGCCGACGCGGCGTGTCTTCTCGTCGGGGTCTACGTCCTGATATCCGAAGGAAACGGTGTCGGTCATGTGGCACTCGGTGTTGGAAGGCAGACGGCTCGCTCTAGCCATAGCTTGCGGCCTCGGCAAACCCCGCCTAGCGCAATCCTTCCATGCCCGAGCTTCCCGAAGTCGAAACGACCGTTCGTGGTCTTGCCCCCGTACTGGAAGGGCAGGTGATCGAGCGGCTGATCCTGCGCCGTGCCGATCTGCGCCGTCCGTTCCCCGCCGATCTCGGCCAGCGGCTGACCGGGGCGCGCGTGACGTCGCTGGGGCGGCGGGCCAAATACGGCCTTGTCCACACCGATCGCGGCGAGACGATGGTCTTTCACCTCGGCATGTCGGGCCGGTGGCGAATTGATCCCGACGAGACGCTGGCGCACGATCATCTGCTGATCGAAACGGCGCGCCACCGGTTGGCGCTCAACGATCCACGCCGGTTCGGATCGGTCGATCTGGTTCCCACCGACGATCTGGCCGCATGGCCGCCCTTCGCCGCGATGGGCCCCGAACCGCTCGGCCCCGATTTCACCGCAGCGCATCTGGCGCGAATGTTCGCCGGGCGAATCGCACCGGTGAAGGCGCTGCTGCTCGACCAGCGAATCGTCGCCGGCCTCGGCAACATCTATGTGTGCGAGGCGCTCCATCTTTCGGGCATCGCGCCGAATCGCGCGGCAGGACGAATTTCAGCGGCACGGCTTCAGCGATTGGTCGATGCCGTGCGCGACGTGCTGCTTGCCGCGATCGCGGCCGGAGGCTCCACCCTGCGCGATTATGCGCGGCCCGACGGCGAACTCGGCTATTTCGCCAAGCAATGGCGCGTCTATGGTCGCGAAGGCGAAGAATGCGTCTGCGGCGCCACTGTCCGGCGGCGTGTCGATGCCGGGCGATCGACCTTCTGGTGTGCCAAATGCCAGCGATGACGGTTGACCGAATCCCCGACAACCGTTAAGGGGCGCCCTTTCCCGGACGTGAGGCTCTGTTTCGCGTCCATCCCGCTTAGCAGAATTTCGAGGACGGCATGGCGAATACGCCACAGGCGAAGAAGCGTATCCGGCGCAACGCGCGTCGCGCAGACATCAACGGCTCGCGTGTGAGCCGCATTCGGACCTATGTGAAAAAGGTCGAAACCGCGCTCGCTTCGGGCGACAAGGAAGCGGCCGCCGCCGCGCTGCGCGAAGTACAGCCCGAGCTGGCGCGCGGCGTCGCCAAGGGCGTGATGCACAAGAACACTGCCGCGCGGAAGTTTTCGCGCCTCAACAAACGGCTCGTCGCGCTCGGCTGAGCGCAACGGCTGTTTGTCAGTTCAGCGGGATAGGCCCGTCGGAGATTTCTCCGGCGGGTTTTTTGCTGCGCTGCGGCGGTCATTACGCTTTCATTACGTTTCGGTGAAAATGGACAGGATGTACCGCGAGTCGCGTATTCCCGATTCGAGACAAATGCCGAAAAACATAGTTATATCAGCCTATTATAAAAAAGTTTGACGGGATTCCGCCGTTCGGAACGAGTCAACACTACTTATTTCAGTTTCTTGACAAGGCGCCTCTTGCCCGACTCAGAAATCGCTTCCTAAAAGGTTAGTCCCGGTACGGCGAACTGCCTCCGGGGCCAAGCAAAGCATCGTTCCAGCGCGGAGTGTGATTCCGGCTGCGGGGGATCTTTGCGTGTGAAATCTTGCGCGGAAACTCTTGGGAATCCGCGGGAACTGGGGGTGCTGCTTAGTGACGCAGGCGCGGATCTTGGAAACCGGAAACGGCGATGCGGTGGCGAACGCCTGGGGCCATGTGCGCGGCAATCTGCGGCGCTCGGCCGGCCAGCGGCTGTTCGACCAGTGGCTGAAGCCGGTTGAGCTGATCCGCGAGAGCAGCGAGGCGGAGATTCGCCTCGGGCTTCCGTCCGACTTCATGGCGCAATGGGTCCGCAATCACTATGCCGAGCGGCTTCTGCTCGAATTCCGCGCGGTGCTGCCCTCGGTCGAGACGGTGTGCATCGAAACCGTGTCGAACACCCTGCCAGCGCAGCGCGTGCTTCACGCTGGCGACAATGACACGCGCCCGCCCGCGGGCGGCGAAAGCTCGACCTTCGATCCGCGCTTCGTCTTCGATCGCTTCGTTGTCGATGCGTCGAATCGAGTCGCGTTCAACGCCGCGCGCAAGCTGGCCGAGCCGGGCGTGCCGCAGTTCAGCCCGTTGTTTCTCCACAGCGCGACCGGGCAGGGCAAGACGCATCTGATGCACGCCATCGGCCAGGCCTTTCTCGAATCCAATCCGCGAGCGACGGCAATCTATATGCCCGCCGAACGCTTCATGTTCGAATTCGTCCGCGCGCTGAAGGCAAAGGATACGATCGCGTTCAAGGCGCGGCTGCGCGGCGCGGACCTGCTGATGATCGACGACTTGCAGTTCATCGGCGGCAAGGACGTGACGCAGGAAGAGTTTTTTCACACGGTCAACGAGTTCATGGGCGCGGGCAAGCGGCTGGTGATCGCCGCCGATCGCGCACCGCAGGCGCTCGAGGGGTTCGTACCGCAACTCGCCGGTCGCTTGGGATCGGGGCTGGTCGCCGATATCCGCCCCCCCGAACTCGAGCTGCGCCGCGCCATCCTGCAGCGCAAGCTGGACGAGATGCCCGACGTCGCGGTTCCCGAGGACGTGATCGAGCTGCTCGCCGCGCGGATCACCAGCAACGTTCGTGAACTGGAAGGCGCGCTCAATCGCCTCGTCGCCTATGCGCAGCTCAACGGTGAAGCGATCACGATCGATTTCGCGGTGCAGACGCTGGGCGAAGTGCTGCGCCATGTGCAGCGCCGCATCACGATCGACGAGATCCAGCGCGCGGTTTCGGCGCATTTCGATCTGAAGCAGCTCGATCTGATTTCGGAACGACGCGCGGTCGCGATCGCCCGTCCGCGTCAGATCGCCATGTATCTGGCGAAGCGGCTGACGACTCGCTCGCTGCCCGAAATCGGGCGCAAGTTCGGCAATCGCGACCATTCAACGGTGATCCATGCCGTCCGCCGGATCGAGGATCTGCGCGGCAAGGACGGTGAAATCGACGGCGCGGTGCGCACGTTGATGCGTAAACTGGAAGGCTGAGCTTCGCCTTCCGACAGGTGTGAGTAGGCGTATGCGTTTCGCTCCGCGATCCTGTGGGTCGCGGGGCGGGGGTGAGCGGCGTAGCGGCGACCCGCCTCTGCGCACCATACCCCGGAAGCGCTGCGGAGGCACCCGACCCCCGCCGTTGCCGCTCACCCCCGTTTCCGGGCGGGATTTCCGGTTGTTCAAAGAGCAGCGGTCAGGCTGGCAGATTGCGGCCGTGTAGGACAGCGATTTCCAGTTCCTCCCCCGAGACAAGCTCGGGGAGGATTTTTTATACCTGCAATCCCACGGCCTTCTGCGCGGCCTTCAGCGTCGGTTCGGCCAGTGCCTGGGCGCGTCCGGCGCCCTTCGCCAGATTGGCCTGCACCGCCGCGCGATCGTCGAGCAATTGCGTCAGCCGGTCGCGAATCGGGCCGAGCACCGACACCGCCAGATCGGCGAGCGCCGGCTTGAACGCGCCGAAACCCTGTCCCGCGAACTCGCTCAGCACGCCCTGCGGATCGCGATCGGCCAGCGCGGCATAGATCGTCACCAGATTCTTCGCCTCGGGCCGCTCGGCGAGATCGTCGAGCTTTTCGGGCAAGGGCTCGGGATCGGTCCGCGCCTTGCGAAGCTTCTGGGCGATGGTGTCGTCGTCATCGATCAGATTGATCCGGCTCATATCCGAGGGATCGGATTTGCTCATCTTCGCCTGCCCGTCGCGCAGCGACATGATGCGCGGCGCCGCCTTCGAAATCAGCGGGTCGGGCAGCGGAAACAGCTCGGTCTCGAAATCGGTGTTGAACTTGGTCGCGATGTCGCGCGCAAGCTCGAGATGCTGTTTCTGATCCTCGCCGACGGGGACATGCGTCGCCTGATAGACGAGCACGTCGGCGGCCTGCAGCACCGGATAGGTGAACAGGCCGACGCTGGCGCCTTCGCGGTTCTTGCCCGCCTTGTCCTTCCACTGCGTCATGCGGTTCAGCCAGCCCATCCGCGCAGTGCCCTGGAGAATCCAGCACAGCTCGGCATGAGCGGGCACGCGCGCCTGATTGAACAGGATCGCGCGATCGTCGATCCCCGCCGCCATCAGCGTGGCGGCCATTTCGACCGTCGAATTGGCAAGCTCTGCCGGGCTGACATTGCCGGTCAATGCATGGAGATCGGCGAGGAAGAACAGGCACTCACCCTGATCCTGCATCGCCACCCATTGCTTGATGGCGCCCAGATAGTTGCCGAGGTGGAGATTGCCGGTGGTCTGAATGCCGGAAACGACGCGCATATTCATTCACTCCGCGCCCGGTTGACCGTTCGGCCGTTGGACCGGCCGCGGATCCCGTGCAGCGGGGGCGCCGCCGCTGTTCGTCATGCTCGGGATGGCCGCGCTGTAGCGGCGCGCGGGGCCGGGGGGAAGGGCGCGAAAGGAGACAAAAGAGACACCACGTCCCGCCTCCTTTGCCCTCCGCACCCGGAACCGCGAAAACCGCGGAAACGCGTACAAAGTTCGCACCGGGTCATGACACAACGCGCGTGCGCGCGCTCGCGCGCGAGGGAAACGGGCCGGCCGGGTGGTTTCGGAGAAGCGGTTTGCGTTCGGCATTCCGGTTCGTGGCATGTTTCGCCGCTTGTAGGACAGCGATTTCGCAGCATCGGTCACAGCCCATGATCCGCTGCATGTCGCGAGCGTCGAGAGGCGGCACAGAATGGGCAGCGCTGGATGTTCCTATCCCCGGCCGTCGTCGGTGGTCAGGACATCGGCATTGGCCCATTCGCGTTCGGCTTCCAGATGCTCGTCGCGGAAGATCTCCTGGTCGCGCGTCATCTTGCCACCCCCGAAGCGGTCGACCACGATGCACGCCGCCAGGTCGCCGGTGACGTTCATCACGCAACGCACGCGTTCGAGCACCTGATCGAGCCCGATGATCAGTGTCAGCCCCGCCAGCGGAATCCCCGCCGAGGCAAGCACGCCCGACAGCACCATGATTCCCACGCCCGGCGCCGCCGGCGCGCCTATCGAGGCGCCGAGCGAAGTCATCATCACCGCGAGTATCTGGGCCGGGCCGAGATCGATCGCGAAAAGCTGCGCCATGAAGATGGTGGCGATGCCGTGATAGCAGGCGGTCCCACCCATGTTCATCGTCGCGCCGATCGGAATTACGATCTGCGCGGTGGAGGGGCGAACCTTCAGCTTCTCCTCGGCGACGCGCACCGATACCGGCATGGTCGCCGCCGAGCTGTCGGTCGAAAAGGCCAGCAACTGCGCGTCGCGGATGTTGCGCAGGAACCGGAACGGCTTGCGCCGCCCGAGCACCGCGACGATCACGAGATAGACGGCGAGCAGCAGGAGCAGCGCCAGGATCACGCTGCCCGCATAGACGCCGACGCCGACCAGCACGCCGGGCCCGGTCTGCATCATCGCGCGCGCCAGCAGCCCGAAAACGGCGAGCGGCGCGACTGTCATCACCAAAGTCACGATGTGCATCGAAACCTGCTGGATCGATCCCATCAGGTCGAGCAGCGGCTTTGCGCTGTTGGGCGCCATTGAAACCAGCGCGATGCCCAGGATCACGCCGAGGATCACCACTTGCAGCAAATCGCCCTCGACGACGGCGCTCAGCGGGTTTTGCGGCAGCAGCGCGACGATCGACTGGGGAAGCGCGGCGAGAGTCGGCGGGCCGGTATCGGCGGCTTCGACCGGCGGCGGCGCGCCTTGCGACAGCGCCTGGCCGACCGCCGGATCGACATAGATGCCGGGCTGAAACAGATAGCCGATGAACAGCCCGATCGCGATCGCGAGCAAAGTCGTCGCGACGAAATAAATGGCCAGGCCAATGCCGGTGCTGCGCAGCTGTTGCGCATCGCCGCTCGCCGCGATGCCGCGCACGACCGAGGCGATGACGAGCGGGACGATCACCATCTTGATCAGGACGAGGAACAGCTCGCCGGGAAGCGAAATCCAGTTCGCGATGACTTCACCGGTGTCGGCCGACACCCAGCCGGACGAGGGAGAAAGCATCAGCCCCGCGACAACGCCCAGCGCCATCCCCAGCAGAATCTGCGCCCATAGCCGCGAGCGGATCAGGAAGCGCAGCTCGTGAGTCAGCATCTTGATGCTGCGCGGATGGATGGATTCCAGCGAGTGGGCCATATGCGCTCTCCTTGTCTTCCCGCGTTCCGCGCTGCCCGATCGTTCGGGCGCCGGGCAAGGGGGGATTTCCCGGAGGGGCGCGCCGCGCATGCGACCGAAGGCGACGTAAATGTCGGGGGCGCCGGCGCCGCGCACCGGGTCGATCTACGCTTCGGGAAACAGGGGTCGCGCCCCCGAAATTGCAGCGACGATTTTACTTGCTTTCGATCAAGTCGGGGATAATTAATCTCTCCACTTGTCTTGGGGGAGTCAAATAATGTTCCGGTTCTTCATCGCGGCCGCTCTGGCCGCGACTCTTGGCGCGTGCTCGAATAGCTATGTCGCGACGCCATATACGGGCAGCGCACAGCCGATCACCAAGGTGGCGATATCGGATCATTCGACGCCGGAGGAAATCGCCGCGTTCGAAAGCGCGTCGGTCGGCAGCAATTTCGGCCTGATCGGAGCGCTGATCGACGCCGGCGTGCAGGACAGCCGCGAGGACGCGCTGGACGCGGCGCTGGCGACGGTCGATTTCGACGCCGAGGCGGATATGGAAACCGCGCTGGTCTCGGCCTTCGCGGAAAAAGGTGTCTCCGCCGCAGTCGTCGAAAACGGCAACCGCGAAAAGGGCAAGTTCCTGGTCCGGGTGCCCGATCAGACGGGCGAGGCGCAGGTGTTCCTCGACATCGTGGTGACTCACTGGGGCTATGCCGCGTCGGGATCGGGCAAGAAATGGCGTCCGAGCGTCTATGCATCGGTGCGCCTGCTGTCGCTGCCCGATCACAAGACGCTGATGGAAAACAGGATCGCCTATAACGTGCTCGGCGCGCCGCGCGGCGTGGTGACGCTGGCGCCCAATCCCGAATATGCCTTCGAAAACCGCGACGAGATGAAGTCGGATCCCGAGCGGCTGGCCGAGGGGCTGCGCGATGCCATGCACAGGGTGGCGGAGACCGCCGTCGGCCTGTTGCAGTGAGCGCGAGACGGATGTCGGCACGCGCCGTCCTCACGGGCGGCGCGGTGCTGCTCGCCGGTTGCGCGGCCAAGCCGCTGCCGCCGGTGGTCCGCTACGCGCCGACACAGGCATGTGCGCAGGTGCCCGATATCGGCGGCGCGATCCGCCTGGGACCGGGGAAGAAATCGGGCGAAACGCTGAGTACGCCGGTGACGGCCGATACGCCGTGCCTGGCGGGCGGCAGCGATTTCAGCACGCCCTATATCGTCTATGCGCTGCCGTCGGCCATCGACAATCGCGTCGTCGAAGTGGGCGGCATGCTCGAGCCGCAGCGCAGCTTTCCCGCGACGGTGGCGACGCTCGACGCCGCCGGAAAGCGCGTCCGCACCTTCGCATCGGAGCTGTATCTGATCCGCTCCGATCGCTATTCGGTTCAGTTCGCGCCGCGGGCGGACGAGCGCTATGTGCTGGTCACGGTCGATCCGGCGCTTGTCGGGATTTCCTACGACCGTGTCGAGACGGGCGTGAACACCACCTATATCGGCACCGCCTATGGCGCGATCAGCTGGCGCAGCGGCGCGGACAACATGGTTTCGCGCTCCTATTCCTATGAAGGGACGGTGCTCGCCACCGTGTTCGACAAGACCGAGAAATAAGGCGTGGCGGGCGCTATCCCCGCCGCACCATCGCCTTGAGGTCACTGAGCAGATAGGCGCGTGTCACCAGACACGCCGCGCCGTAGATCGCGCCGCCCGCACCCACCAGCGCCAGCATGCCGCCCGCGCGGACCCAGAAGCTGCCGGTCGTGTACGGCTCGATCCACCGTTCGCCCAGCCACAGTGCGAGACCCATCAGAAGCGCCGCCAGCGCAAGGCGCGGCACGCGGCGCTTCAGGCGGGCATCGGCTTCGAAATGGCCGCGCTTGCGCAGCGTCGCGTAGAGCAGCCCCATGTTGATGCATGCCGACAGGGCAGTGGCGAGCGGCGGCCCGACATAGCCGATGGTGGGGATGAGGATCAGATTGCCCGCGATATTGGCGCCGACTGCGATCATCGCGAACCGCACCGGCGTTTTGGTATCCTCGCGCGCGTAAAAGCCGGGCGTCAGCACCTTGATCAGCACATAGGCGGGCAGGCCGATCGAAAAGGCGGCGAGCGTGATGGCCGTCGCGCTGGTGTCCGCCGCGTCGAACCGGCCGTGCTGGAACAGCGTGCGGATGATCGGCTCGGCCGCGATCATCAGCGCGACCATCGCGGGCAGGGTGAGGAACAGCGCCAGCTCGATCCCGCGATTCTGCATCGCCATCGCCTCGGCGTCCCTGCCTTCGCCCAGCAGCCGCGAAATCGTCGGCAGCAGGATGGTGCCCAGGCCGATGCCGATCAGCCCGAGCGGGAGCTGATTGAGTCGGTCGGCATAATAGATGTACGAAATCGCGCCCGGCGCGAGCAGGCTGCCCGCCAGCGCCGTGGAGATGAGCAGATTGATCTGCACTGCCCCCGCGCCGGCGGCGGCGGGGAGGATCAGCTTGAAGAGCTGGCGGATATCCTTGTCGATCCGCGGCGGTCGCAGCCGCAGCTTCACGCCAGCGCGCACGCAGCCGAGGATCAGGAAGGCAAGCTGCAACGCCCCGCCCGCAGTGACTGCGATCGCCTGCACTCGCGCCGTTTCATAGGCATTGTCGCCGTGAAAGAACCACAGGCCGGTGATCATCGAGATGTTTAGCAGGATCGGCGCGGCGGCGTTCACCCAGAATTTGTTGAGCGAATTGAGGATGCCGCCGAGCAGCGAGACGATGCTGATCAGCGCCAGATAGGGAATGGTGATGCGCGAGAGCGTCACCGCATAGGCGAATTGTTCGGGGCTGGGATCGTTGAATCCGCCCGAAAGCGCCCAGGTGACCGGCCAGGCGGCGGCGATCATGCCGAGCGTGAACAGGATCAGCAGCGGCAGCAGCACTGCCAGCGCGCGCTCGGCGAAATCCAGTCCGGCGGCGAGCCTGCCTTCGCTTTCCGCCACCCGGCGATTGAACATCGGGATGAAGGCTGCGCTGAACGCCCCTTCGGCGAACAGCGCGCGAAACATGTTGGGCAGGCGGAAGGCGACGAGGAAGGCGTCCGACGCGAACCCCGCGCCGACAAAGGTCGCCTGAAGCGAATCGCGCCCGAGCGCGAGAACGCGGCTGACCAGCGTGAGGCCGCCGACCGATCCCAGCGTCTTTGCGAGATTCATCGGTCAGCGGCCTCGCTGTCGGATCGGATCAGGCCTGGCCGCTGGGCTGGCCCGCGGCCTGTTGCTGGTCGCGTTCGGCAACGCGCTGCAGATAGAGCGCCTGGAAATCGATCGGCTCGAGCATCAGCGGCTGGAAGCCGCCGTCGCGAACGGCATCGGCCAGCACGCGGCGCGCGAAGGGGAAGAGGATGCGCGGCGCTTCACCCAGCAGGAACGGCTCCATATGCTCCTGCGGGATGTTGCGCAGGCCGAACAGCCCGGCATAGGACAGGTCGACCAGGAAGGCGGTCTGGCCTTCGACTTCGGCGCGGACTTCGATTTTGAGGACCACTTCGAAGGCGTCGTCGCCGACGCGATCGGACCCGATGTTGAACTGGACGTCGAAACCGGGCTGGCCCTGCTTCTGGAAAATGCCCGGCGCGCCGGGATTCTCGAACGACATGTCCTTCACATATTGCGAAATCACGCTCGCGACGGGACCGGTGTCGTTGCCGTTGGGCTGGGGGGTGCCGGTCGGATCGGCACTGGCGGGCTCAGCCATCGAAAAATCCTTTTTGGGTTTACGGATAACCTTCGCGCGCGGGCGCGTTGGTAACAGGCCGGAGCGCGTAGCAGGCGGTTCGCGCCAGTTCAACGCTGCACTTCTGCGGCGATTTGAAACAATGGCTGCAAAGGCCTATGTATGGTCCAAAGCTTCTGGAGGCACGGTGAACATCTTCTATATCGTTCTGTTCGCAATGGTGGCGGCATTTCTTGCGCTGCGCCTCTATTCCGTGCTCGGCAAGCGCACCGGCCATGAACAGCAGCCGATGCCCAAGCCTGCGGAAGAGCGCGTCAGGGCGCCCACCATGCCGCGCACCATCGATGTACCCGCCGAATCGCGCGAGCCCGGCTCGCGCCATGTGGAGCCGGGCGCCGAATCGGGACTGCGCGCCGTAATCGGCGCGGATTCGAGCTTCGATGTCGCCCAGTTCATCGAAGGCGCCAAATCGGCCTATGAGATGATCCTCAAGGCCTTCTGGTCGGGCGACGAGGACACGCTGAAATGGCTGGTCGAGGATGATGTCCGGGAAGGCTTTTCCGCCGCGATCGCCGAACGCAACGAAGCCGGCCACACGCTCGACAATCGGCTGGTTGCGATCGAGACCGCCAAGATCGTCGATGCGCAGCTTGAAGGTCGCGTCGCGCGCATCACGGTGCGGTTCGACGCCGACATCGCCGCGATCACGCGCGATTCGGACGGCAATGTCGTCGCCGGCTCGATGAGCGACGCAGTCGAGACCCATGATATCTGGACCTTCGCGCGCGATCTGCGCAGCGACGATCCCAATTGGAAGCTCGCGGAAACCGACGAAGCCTGATCGACGGGCCGTAACAAAGGGGGGTGCGATGCGCGCTTGGGGTGTGGCGGCACTGGCCTTGTTGCTCGGTGCCTGTTCGGGATCGCTGGTTCCGCCCGCAACCGAATATGGTTCGGCGCCCTATGGCGGTTCGCCCGGCGGCACGGTCAACGAAGTGCCGGTGCGGCAACCGACGCCGGCTACGCCGATCCCGCCCGTTCCCGCCGCGCCCGCGCCGCCAAGCGCCGATATCGCCGCCGGTTCGGGAATCGTCGGCGGCCCCGATTTCGCTACGCTGCCGATCACCGATGACGCCGCCGCCCGTGCGCTGGCGGCTTATCGCACCAGCTGCGGATCGACCGCGCGGCGCACCGACCAGTCGGGGCTCACCCGGCCGGAGGACTGGGCGGTTTCGTGTCAGGCCGCGCAGAACTGGCCGGTCACCGACGCGCGCAATTTCTTCGCCCGCTATTTCGAAACGGTGCAGATCGCCGACGGATCGGCTTTCGCGACCGGCTATTACGAGCCCGAGATCGCCGGATCGCGCACGCGCCGCTCGGGCTATGACGTGCCGATCTATGGCAAGCCCGCCGATCTGGTCGACGTCGATCTGGGCGATTTCGCGGAGGATCTGGAAGGCCGCAAGATCCGCGGCCGGGTGCAGGGCACCGATTTCGTCCCCTATTACGACCGCACCGAAATCGAGCAGGGCGCGCTGGCGGGGCGTGGCCTCGAAATCGCCTGGGCCCATGATCCGGTCGAGCTTTTCTTCCTGCAGGTCCAGGGGTCGGGGCGGCTGCGGCTGCCCGATGGCGGGGTGATGCGGATTGGCTATGCCGGGCAGAACGGTCGCAGCTATACCGGCATCGGCGGGCTGATGCGCGATCGCGGATTGCTCGCGCCCGGCCAGGCGAACATGCAGGGCATCATGCAATGGCTGCGCGATCACCCGGCCGAGGGCCGGGCGATCATGCGCGAGAACAAGAGCTGGGTCTTCTTCCGCGAATTGACCGGCCCGGGTCCGCTCGGCGCGATGGGCTATGCCGTCACCGGGCGGACGAGCGCGGCGGCCGATCCCAAATTCGTGCCAATGGGCGCGCCGGTCTTCCTGTCGATGGATCGTGCCGACGCGACCGGCCTGTGGGTGATTCAGGATACCGGCGGCGCGATCAAGGGCGCCAATCGTTTCGACACCTTCTGGGGTGCGGGCGCCGAAGCGCGCGCGATCGCCGGCGGCATGTCGGCGCACGGCACGGCCTTCCTGTTGCTGCCGGTGGGTACGCTGGCGCGGCACGGCGCCCGGTGAGCCGGCACGGGCGGCGACTGGCGCCCGAGGAAGCCGCGCTGTGGAATCGCGTGATTTCCACGGTGCAGCCGCTGCACACCGACCCCCGGCCCGCGGCGATGCCCGAGCCGCTTCCCGAACCGACGACCGAGCCACCGCGCGCGCGCAGGAAGGGGCGCATCCCTGAACCGCGTCCTGCTGCGCCTCCGGTGCCGCCACGCCGCGCGATTCCGGCGCAGGCGACGCTCGACGCCGGGTGGGACCGGCGCCTGTCGCGCGGGCTTGTCGCGCCGGATTGCAGCATCGACCTGCACGGCCACACGCTGGACAGCGCCTATGGACGGCTC
This genomic interval from Sphingosinithalassobacter tenebrarum contains the following:
- a CDS encoding class I SAM-dependent methyltransferase yields the protein MTDTVSFGYQDVDPDEKTRRVGEVFSNVASKYDLMNDAMSGGLHRIWKDVFVRRVKPRAGEHILDMAGGTGDIAFRMAPSGAAITVADINPEMLEVGMERAAKRGLDGMVWTEANAEELQFPDKFFDAYTIAFGIRNVTDIPKALREAHRVLKRGGRFFVLEFSTTQWPGFADVYDAYSHKLVPQLGKLLAQDADSYRYLIESIRRFPDMPSFEKMIGEAGFVRTKVEPMLGGLVAIHSGWKI
- the mutM gene encoding bifunctional DNA-formamidopyrimidine glycosylase/DNA-(apurinic or apyrimidinic site) lyase, with the translated sequence MPELPEVETTVRGLAPVLEGQVIERLILRRADLRRPFPADLGQRLTGARVTSLGRRAKYGLVHTDRGETMVFHLGMSGRWRIDPDETLAHDHLLIETARHRLALNDPRRFGSVDLVPTDDLAAWPPFAAMGPEPLGPDFTAAHLARMFAGRIAPVKALLLDQRIVAGLGNIYVCEALHLSGIAPNRAAGRISAARLQRLVDAVRDVLLAAIAAGGSTLRDYARPDGELGYFAKQWRVYGREGEECVCGATVRRRVDAGRSTFWCAKCQR
- the rpsT gene encoding 30S ribosomal protein S20 → MANTPQAKKRIRRNARRADINGSRVSRIRTYVKKVETALASGDKEAAAAALREVQPELARGVAKGVMHKNTAARKFSRLNKRLVALG
- the dnaA gene encoding chromosomal replication initiator protein DnaA is translated as METGNGDAVANAWGHVRGNLRRSAGQRLFDQWLKPVELIRESSEAEIRLGLPSDFMAQWVRNHYAERLLLEFRAVLPSVETVCIETVSNTLPAQRVLHAGDNDTRPPAGGESSTFDPRFVFDRFVVDASNRVAFNAARKLAEPGVPQFSPLFLHSATGQGKTHLMHAIGQAFLESNPRATAIYMPAERFMFEFVRALKAKDTIAFKARLRGADLLMIDDLQFIGGKDVTQEEFFHTVNEFMGAGKRLVIAADRAPQALEGFVPQLAGRLGSGLVADIRPPELELRRAILQRKLDEMPDVAVPEDVIELLAARITSNVRELEGALNRLVAYAQLNGEAITIDFAVQTLGEVLRHVQRRITIDEIQRAVSAHFDLKQLDLISERRAVAIARPRQIAMYLAKRLTTRSLPEIGRKFGNRDHSTVIHAVRRIEDLRGKDGEIDGAVRTLMRKLEG
- the trpS gene encoding tryptophan--tRNA ligase, which translates into the protein MRVVSGIQTTGNLHLGNYLGAIKQWVAMQDQGECLFFLADLHALTGNVSPAELANSTVEMAATLMAAGIDDRAILFNQARVPAHAELCWILQGTARMGWLNRMTQWKDKAGKNREGASVGLFTYPVLQAADVLVYQATHVPVGEDQKQHLELARDIATKFNTDFETELFPLPDPLISKAAPRIMSLRDGQAKMSKSDPSDMSRINLIDDDDTIAQKLRKARTDPEPLPEKLDDLAERPEAKNLVTIYAALADRDPQGVLSEFAGQGFGAFKPALADLAVSVLGPIRDRLTQLLDDRAAVQANLAKGAGRAQALAEPTLKAAQKAVGLQV
- a CDS encoding dicarboxylate/amino acid:cation symporter gives rise to the protein MAHSLESIHPRSIKMLTHELRFLIRSRLWAQILLGMALGVVAGLMLSPSSGWVSADTGEVIANWISLPGELFLVLIKMVIVPLVIASVVRGIAASGDAQQLRSTGIGLAIYFVATTLLAIAIGLFIGYLFQPGIYVDPAVGQALSQGAPPPVEAADTGPPTLAALPQSIVALLPQNPLSAVVEGDLLQVVILGVILGIALVSMAPNSAKPLLDLMGSIQQVSMHIVTLVMTVAPLAVFGLLARAMMQTGPGVLVGVGVYAGSVILALLLLLAVYLVIVAVLGRRKPFRFLRNIRDAQLLAFSTDSSAATMPVSVRVAEEKLKVRPSTAQIVIPIGATMNMGGTACYHGIATIFMAQLFAIDLGPAQILAVMMTSLGASIGAPAAPGVGIMVLSGVLASAGIPLAGLTLIIGLDQVLERVRCVMNVTGDLAACIVVDRFGGGKMTRDQEIFRDEHLEAEREWANADVLTTDDGRG
- the murJ gene encoding murein biosynthesis integral membrane protein MurJ; this translates as MNLAKTLGSVGGLTLVSRVLALGRDSLQATFVGAGFASDAFLVAFRLPNMFRALFAEGAFSAAFIPMFNRRVAESEGRLAAGLDFAERALAVLLPLLILFTLGMIAAAWPVTWALSGGFNDPSPEQFAYAVTLSRITIPYLALISIVSLLGGILNSLNKFWVNAAAPILLNISMITGLWFFHGDNAYETARVQAIAVTAGGALQLAFLILGCVRAGVKLRLRPPRIDKDIRQLFKLILPAAAGAGAVQINLLISTALAGSLLAPGAISYIYYADRLNQLPLGLIGIGLGTILLPTISRLLGEGRDAEAMAMQNRGIELALFLTLPAMVALMIAAEPIIRTLFQHGRFDAADTSATAITLAAFSIGLPAYVLIKVLTPGFYAREDTKTPVRFAMIAVGANIAGNLILIPTIGYVGPPLATALSACINMGLLYATLRKRGHFEADARLKRRVPRLALAALLMGLALWLGERWIEPYTTGSFWVRAGGMLALVGAGGAIYGAACLVTRAYLLSDLKAMVRRG
- the secB gene encoding protein-export chaperone SecB yields the protein MAEPASADPTGTPQPNGNDTGPVASVISQYVKDMSFENPGAPGIFQKQGQPGFDVQFNIGSDRVGDDAFEVVLKIEVRAEVEGQTAFLVDLSYAGLFGLRNIPQEHMEPFLLGEAPRILFPFARRVLADAVRDGGFQPLMLEPIDFQALYLQRVAERDQQQAAGQPSGQA